The DNA segment GTCGAGGTCCTCGGTATTGTATAATTCCTTCTCGCGAATCAGCTCCAATTTATTCTTCATGTCCCTCAGGCGTAAAGCGTCGTACCAACTGTGCTTGGTACAGGCCTGCATTTCCCTCTTGGTAAGATCCTCGATTTTGGATTGCAATTCCTTGTGTGTCAAATAAAGGAACATATGCTTCGAGAGGTTCTTGTCAGCGGGAATCATTCGTTGCCAAGGAAAACTTTTCTCAGCTTCAAATTGCCGAGTGTTCTTTTTTGTTGTAATGTCATACTCTTTGGCCCATTGTTTGCCCATCGAACTATCTGTTCTGGGTGCATCGACCTTTTCGCCTGAATCATTTCCCTCGTCTTTTTCACAAACATCTTCTTCTATAAGATTCCTCGATTGAATTGGATGGCTTTTGTCTGACGAATCGTCGGTAGATTCGTCGTATCTCACGTTGGTATTCTCTAAACTTCTACAAGTAGAACGAGCTGAATATCTTGTATTAGGTGAAGGATAATTTGAAACGTCCTGCGTACTCTTGTCGTTGTCTTCGCTCATTTTAAATCTATTGGCGatgttaaataaaatttgtcGAATCTCTGTAGACGCGAAAGAAATTACgttcaaataatattatactttcTTTCAATGTACGACCACATTATATTTCTTCAATTATAGACATATATTTCTTTAATCAAAACATAAAGCCcggaaataaaaattattgtaTCACTACGCGAGTATTAAATAAAGAAGCAATGAGTTTTATATTTAACAAATTAGATACACAAACTTGTATATAAACCATTACCCAGACAGTTTTTGTAGAAAATATTTCACTCAAACCGAATTTTGCTTCTCTCTCTGAAACGAAGCTTCAACTAGAAAAGCTGACTGACAATGAACGCGCAACTTCGAACACTATGCATTTAACAGGAACACCCTTTCTGGCATGGAGAGACTACGGTGGGGGTTCGACGTTATACACCGCGCCAAAATCAATGGGAGACGGTTGCACACAATCAATAAGCTGTACTGCAGCACAATCGGTAAGGATAAAATGTCGAACTTATCGAAAAAATTAAGAAATGAGGAAATATCGAATAAATTCATACAAAGACAATGTCCCTTACAATTTTACTATGTACATCCTGTAATTTTAAGGAATATATTAGTCTATTACGTAAGGTGTAGCATTATGTATCTATTATTCAAACTAACTTTTGATCTTACCTATTCAATACAGAATGGTTGGAATTATATAAAATGTACAAATGATACGCCTCGTCCGTAATAATAACAAAATGATTATACGAATACTACATCGTGCGTCCATGGACATATAGTATAAATTATAACAGTTCTCACATGGATAAAACACTGAGATTGAACTGATTAAAGTAGTGTACTCGTGTTACCATTCTCAAAAGTGGTACAAATAGTCCGTTTGATTAGTGTAGACAAATGTTttttcatagaatatagttgTTACGCCGATAGGCTTCCATCACAGAGACAAGAAATATTACTCATTCATTTAGCTTGTTGAAAAGTTACAATGTATCGTGCATCAGTTGTATACGATGATAATACTCTCATTCCCAAACGACATAAAACATACCTGAGGCTTGGCTAAATTCCTGTCCATCCGTTTTTTAAAGATCGACTTAGATTATGCAGTTTCTATTCTTTTACAGGTAGGAAGGAGATAAAATCagcgtgtatacgagatatatatcgaCTTCACTTATCCTGTAATTCACACCCTATATCTGACGTTACTCTTCGACGATACCACCGAACACACTTTCTTTGCGGCATTGCATCGTTTCTTCTCTTAGCAAACTGTATGTAATCTATATATAGATGGTGAAATCATCCTCCAATCATGAAGAGTCAGATTTAGGAGCAACAAGGAAAACAATGGTAGTTCAACCAACCAAAAGCGCCGTATTTCAAGGAGGCTCTAAGAGATTAGCGTCAAATCCAAAATCATCATCTCAATTTCAAAGATCAATCTCGCATCATCGATTAGATGGCTTTTCACACGCTAAAACGACATTGAAGTGTTCGATTATCATAATTGTATAGCTACATTCTGTACGCGCACAGAGACACCAAGGACAAAGACTTTCCAATAATTAAAGGTCAAGGGTTCGTGAGTTGAACTTGACATCTCAGCGCATGTTGCATAATATAATTCCATACAAAAATATTGTTAACACTCGTCATATATGTATTCTCTACTACAAATAAATTCTTATTAGTCACAGATTCTTCATTCTTATGGTGAGCTAGTTATCGATTGCGCTATGTTTCTCTGTAGGTTGCaaattttcatttttatatGTGAATGCCGCTGCATTCATTCATCACGTTTCCATCCCAATAACTTTTCTTTTTGCCGAAACGAACACATTCATTGATAAGATAATTCTCATCAACTTATGGCAAAGATGCCGTCATTATCTAGATTGAAGCGACCGCAGCGAATCATCGCTAGTAATTAGcgctattattattaatttataaaGTACATATTACCAAAATTGTATTATAAGATGTTGTGGATAGTAAGGGCAAACTTGATATTTCACATAaaactttttattttattaaatagATTTACAGCACCCAACACATGCCCATAGCTATATTCAGTAACCCCTTTCCTGGTTAAAATAgtcttataaaaaaaaaaaaaaagaacacttTTAAGTATTTACATTATTCACAGAAACTGAACCAAGCAACAGTAATTAAGATACTAACTATGAGATGATGTGCAGGGCAGACCAAACATTTGTAACACACTGTTAATAACTATTTATCCAACGCGATTTGTGATCTGAACACAGAATATGAGGTTGTCTCAATGATACGAGTCTTTCAGTCACTTTCAATCCAAACTATGTACACCACTTCACACAAGTGATCCACACATAACTTTTTACATAAGAACATGTGAGAAATTTATGACACTTTTAATGCAGATCGAGTTATTCCTGAAATTGTATATTCTTTGCCCTCCATCGAACAAAACATCTGAACTAAGTAAGCTTACCGGATCATTGTTTGATTGAGGATATGTCTTGTCTTTCATGCTGGTAATTGCTTCAGCAACTGCTCAATCATTTCTGAGAAGATGATGGCACAATTTGTCTTCAAAAACTTCAGTTAGGCTTTAACTGACGAATAATACATGATGCGATTTAGATAATATTGTTAGTAGTAATAAAAGACAAGTTCTTCTACATAGATACTACACAAAGATAATTTTACCCATACCTTTATCTCACAACGTACCATCAAATTTTGTACTGGAAATGTGTTGTAATCGCATTATTGAGGGGGGTGTTGTTTCTAGAATTTTTGTGATCAAAGTGGTGTATGTGCATTTTTCTTGTTCATCTCATCATGACTCATATTTCCTTTTCCCAGTGTCCAAAAAGTGTATATGTATCAATATAATATCTTCAATGCAGTAcagtaatatttcttaaaacattTTATACCAAAATTTGTTAATATTAAATGTGTTTCTGTTTAATTGAAGTAGTATTTTTTATGGATATGCATATAAACGATACACGATACACTTCTGTAACATTTTAAACAACCAAGGTTTTaacttatttttaaataatttatcatTACCTTTAACATCTTTCAAACTGATGATAAACCTTCATACGGCAAGGTTATAATAATTCTGAAAATACTAACTTATTATGATATCTTAGTGTTATAAATCCAAAGTTTAATATTAAAAAACCAGACGACTTCAACTTACCTCTTACGATGACTGACAATGGTAGCTGTGACACGGAGCTCTCTGGGAGTACCAGCCCAAATGGTAAACCAGAAATTAATGAAAACGAAAGATAGCAATTAATACACAAGAAGTAAAACaaaaatgattactatatcatcTGCTTATATAGTTTATATTTAAGTCACAACAGTATTTTACTGATCAAACATTTGCACATCCTTAATATATGCCAACACTAAAAATTAATGTAATTCACCTATTGGTCTACCATTATTAAACGATGTTTCATTGTcataaatagtaagaaaaataaaaatcttTTCATATATAAGAGAATATAATAAGTCTGTAAACAAAATATCATTTTGGTATAGTAGTATAGTATCTTATCGTAATGCCTACTAGTATTCCTAGGTggaataaaaaattttactttttaaaaatatttttatttgaaagCATAATCCTTTCttaaaatattttttgtaaaaggTTGTATTAAAAGTCCCACAATTTATcaatattatttaataaaattttttaaattcattttcgttaaaagaaaattatattatatataattcacACTGATTTCCTTGTACATATATACATGAGCGTGCGCTTCatgcacacgcacacacacctaTCGTTTAGATGTAAAAAATGTTGCTTAACAAAATGAAGCAAAACTTAACAGTGTGCTCATATTTTTCATTTGATAATTTACTTTCTCTTCTCCTTTCCATCAGTAAAGGAATAGTCGTGAAGTTAACAGAATAACTCAGTGGAAAcatttaaacaaattttaacaTCATGCATAATCTGTCATTTAAAAGCCCTATGTCTAAACAAGTGAATCTAATATTCCTACCTGTGGTTGTATAACAGAAGCTAGCGAGAAGCCTAGCAAAGTCTAGCCTTGCTGCACAGTTCAGAATCCGTTTGTTCTGCTACCTACCCGTTTTTAGTTTCTTCTTTCATTTTCTCTCTTCTAACTTTCGATACTACATACTTGCTAGATAATAAATCTATCTAGAAatgattttaaatattgaaaattttatgcctaaaagcattacatacctacttAATTCCTTATTCTTTTGGCTACCTGATAATcatattaaatttaataaaagcAAGATGATAAAATTTTCTTAATACTAACAATGACCAATAAACATGA comes from the Xylocopa sonorina isolate GNS202 chromosome 1, iyXylSono1_principal, whole genome shotgun sequence genome and includes:
- the LOC143432484 gene encoding uncharacterized protein LOC143432484; translation: MSEDNDKSTQDVSNYPSPNTRYSARSTCRSLENTNVRYDESTDDSSDKSHPIQSRNLIEEDVCEKDEGNDSGEKVDAPRTDSSMGKQWAKEYDITTKKNTRQFEAEKSFPWQRMIPADKNLSKHMFLYLTHKELQSKIEDLTKREMQACTKHSWYDALRLRDMKNKLELIREKELYNTEDLDIDDESRKTVFTNIYKREAELNEREKVCVDMTMYSEDAETMWKKWAKEDESFLIEDARLQREKLMESLEKEWQSLAVHDKERIARLYQSVDERFRLARGAQTTSLFNVNKI